One window of the Pristis pectinata isolate sPriPec2 chromosome 13, sPriPec2.1.pri, whole genome shotgun sequence genome contains the following:
- the rpgrip1l gene encoding protein fantom isoform X2, with translation MSGLADETAGDLPVKDVGMSLTGTGGMQESTSAQNTRARQAVSRISREELEDRFLKLHDENFLLKQHARKQEDKIKRMATKLIRLVNDKKRSELESGGPKRIGRDIEMEEMIEELQEKVCELEKQNESLRNRLVASKQQLQVQGRRNTPYSYVQSRINTGLKKVPEAAFMQENLKKGIRVQDPELTTKCSQSLLPRYGHSLLEDARAEVRNLENCITSQKMQMEEMKQTVEILREEMRKKDKEYEESLLHLREHQATGQRTTIRDNVEMIKLQKQLVDKAAALTVLEGKFMQIQENQRTMKASHDALMNKVDELNVQLKEERSKCLCLENQLYSTSFSQKASDELKERVKDLQKERDLLKENYDKLYNSAFDMTNEQQWKLKEQQLKIQIAQLETALKSDLADKNDILDKIKLERAQNERLSQENKELQLHYLEHKQQLDELKDRMKFFTKESDIDVAELSEALMLIKVRKHQKNGNLEFLEKVEDNINKDLEFSIRELQATHAETVQELEKTRNLLFMQYKINKDYQNEVNTVTKKMEDNNREYEIKLEQYAQLLDVRAERIRKLEDLLFKESVSKNIDESKKVSL, from the exons AATCAACTAGTGCACAGAACACTAGAGCTCGCCAAGCAGTGTCTCGTATCTCCCGCGAAGAGCTGGAGGATCGCTTTCTTAAGCTCCATGATGAAAACTTTTTACTCAAGCAACATGCACGAAAACAAGAAGATAAAATTAAAAG GATGGCTACCAAGCTAATTAGACTCGTCAATGACAAAAAGAGATCTGAGTTGGAGAGTGGCGGCCCCAAGCGGATAGGCAGGGACATTGAGATGGAAGAAATGATTGAGGAACTGCAAGAAAAAGTTTGTGAACTAGAGAAGCAGAATGAGAGTCTGAGGAATCGGCTAGTAGCTTCTAAACAGCAGTTGCAAGTTCAAGGCCGTAGAAACACACCATACAGTTATGTACAGTCACGCATAAATACTGGCCTTAAAAAAGTTCCTGAAGCTGCATTTATGCAGGAGAATCTCAAAAAAG GAATCAGAGTTCAAGACCCAGAGCTGACAACAAAGTGTAGCCAATCTTTGCTTCCCAGATATGGACACAGTCTGCTTGAAGATGCTAGGGCTGAAGTACGGAATCT AGAGAATTGCATTACATCCCAGAAGATGCAGATGGAAGAGATGAAACAAACTGTTGAGATACTAAGAGAAGAAATGAGGAAGAAGGATAAAGAATATGAAGAGTCTCTTCTGCATCTCAGAGAGCATCAAGCAACAGGGCAGAG GACAACTATCAGGGATAATGTAGAAATGATAAAACTACAGAAACAACTTGTGGATAAAGCAGCTGCATTAACTGTCTTGGAGGGCAAATTTATGCAAATCCAAGAG AACCAGAGAACCATGAAAGCCAGTCATGATGCTTTAATGaataaagttgatgaactaaatGTGCAGCTGAAAGAAGAACGTTCTAAGTGCCTTTGTCTTGAAAATCAGCTGTACTCAACCTCATTTTCTCAGAAAGCATCTGACGAG ctaAAAGAGAGAGTCAAGGATTTACAAAAGGAGAGAGATCTTTTGAAGGAAAATTATGACAAATTATATAACAG TGCTTTTGACATGACCAATGAACAACAGTGGAAGTTGAAGGAGCAGCAGCTGAAAATACAGATTGCACAGCTCGAGACCGCACTAAAATCCGACCTGGCTGACAAAAATGATATCTTGgacaaaataaaactagaaagAG CACAAAATGAGCGACTCTCCCAGGAGAACAAAGAACTGCAGTTGCACTATCTGGAACACAAGCAACAGTTGGATGAACTAAAAGATCGCATGAAGTTCTTCACCAAA GAGAGTGATATTGATGTGGCTGAACTCAGTGAAGCACTGATGCTCATAAAG GTTCGTAAGCATCAGAAAAATGGAAATCTTGAGTTTCTGGAGAAAGTGGAGGACAACATTAATAAGGATCTAGAGTTCTCCATACGAGAGCTTCAGGCAACACATGCAGAGACTGTTCAGGAACTTGAAAAGACAAGAAACTTGCTATTTATGCAGTACAAGATTAATAAAGATTATCAG AATGAGGTTAACACAGTTACCAAGAAAATGGAAGATAATAATCGAGAATATGAGATCAAACTAGAACAGTATGCACAACTGCTTGATGTTAGAGCAGAACGAATCAGAAAACTTGAAG ATTTGCTGTTTAAGGAATCAGTTTCCAAGAATATTGATGAAAGCAAGAAGGTGTCACTGTGA